The Sediminispirochaeta smaragdinae DSM 11293 genome has a segment encoding these proteins:
- a CDS encoding SDR family NAD(P)-dependent oxidoreductase: MQFQNKVIVVTGAGGGVGEQLVLQLLEKGASVAAVDINLEALEKTKNKTHEPERVSIHQTDITDKKGVSTLAKEVKHIHGHIDGLINNAGIIQDFITIFDLNDSTVDRLMNINFYGMLNMTRAFIPYLAEQPEAFIGNVSSMGGFLPVPGQAMYGASKAAVKIATEGLRLELSKTNIQVSLIIPGGIETDIKKNSGLKNSEIKEEDKKTAGIKLTSPYKASEIIIKGIGKSKAKILVGSDCKVMDFLYRFMPIRAGKIISKVMSKNHGGIFSDTDKLVKR, from the coding sequence ATGCAATTTCAGAACAAGGTTATAGTAGTAACAGGCGCCGGTGGAGGAGTAGGAGAACAGCTGGTTCTTCAACTCCTTGAAAAAGGAGCATCGGTAGCGGCAGTGGATATCAATCTCGAAGCTCTTGAAAAAACCAAAAACAAGACACATGAACCGGAAAGAGTTTCAATCCATCAAACAGATATTACAGATAAAAAGGGAGTTAGCACATTAGCAAAAGAAGTGAAGCATATTCACGGACATATTGATGGACTGATTAACAACGCAGGGATAATTCAGGATTTCATCACGATTTTTGATCTGAACGATAGTACGGTAGACCGACTGATGAATATCAATTTCTACGGTATGCTGAACATGACCAGAGCCTTTATTCCCTATCTGGCAGAACAACCGGAGGCATTTATCGGTAATGTTTCCAGCATGGGCGGATTTCTTCCGGTTCCCGGACAAGCCATGTACGGGGCATCAAAGGCCGCAGTAAAGATTGCCACCGAAGGTTTGAGATTGGAACTAAGTAAGACAAATATCCAGGTATCCCTCATCATACCTGGTGGAATAGAAACCGATATAAAGAAGAATTCTGGTCTTAAGAATTCGGAGATTAAGGAAGAAGACAAGAAGACAGCGGGAATAAAACTTACATCACCGTATAAGGCTTCCGAAATAATCATTAAGGGAATTGGTAAAAGTAAAGCAAAGATACTGGTCGGGTCTGATTGCAAAGTAATGGATTTTCTTTACCGATTTATGCCGATCCGGGCGGGAAAAATAATAAGCAAAGTCATGTCAAAAAATCATGGCGGCATATTCAGTGATACTGATAAACTGGTAAAAAGGTAA
- a CDS encoding nucleotidyltransferase domain-containing protein translates to MREEILIFSLLGSQARGDNETDSDVDICTVVPEMNENPLEHIIAKKGVAV, encoded by the coding sequence TTGCGAGAGGAAATTTTAATCTTTTCCCTTTTGGGTTCACAAGCCAGGGGTGACAATGAGACTGACAGCGATGTTGATATCTGTACTGTAGTTCCTGAAATGAACGAAAATCCCTTAGAACATATAATAGCCAAAAAGGGAGTGGCAGTATAA
- a CDS encoding HD domain-containing phosphohydrolase yields MHLPNTESNSCDSNVLYNFFLHNPLACLMLSSTGKILAINIKASEDLGYDLNEIIGKPLEILINDAEHVLKQDDSNELTKEINIRANNNTLYPVEYTTFQSGKSKILIFRRRTNRVNRLYDQQKVQFSAQLGSWDYDRKTRSFDWSEETYRIFGKDPSRFIPNRENVIECVHPDDRRFVNRVLDETARLPELKYRIIHGITGQERWVYQKHWHIDNTKNAGDTTLTGVIQDITASETLLKEYAKFYHAVKFARNPLIITDKKGRITFLNQQCEKIYGYDLTELQEKSIWILNGEKEVYLDNGYSETQYEKLFAEMKRDLFIPQIGCWEGELINKTRDGEIRWVRSLIHTLRDKKGKIEAFVFTSFDITEERKQEEHVRIEIYDAIASVAEHRDNETGKHMKRIGEFSYLIAKKLGKSRRFSDDMRIFAPMHDIGKVGIADEILMAPRLLTKEEFEIMKTHTTIGYDILKGRSKLEMAAEIAENHHEKYDGTGYPKGISGKGIPLSARICSIVDVYDALRSKRPYKEAFSEEKTFEIIAKGSGTHFDPLLVKLLFASRSSLNTVFNELKD; encoded by the coding sequence ATGCACCTTCCTAACACGGAATCTAATTCATGCGATTCAAATGTACTGTATAATTTCTTTTTACATAATCCTTTAGCATGTCTGATGCTCTCTTCTACCGGAAAAATTCTTGCCATCAATATCAAAGCATCCGAAGATCTGGGGTACGACCTTAATGAAATAATCGGCAAACCTTTGGAGATACTAATCAATGATGCAGAACATGTACTAAAACAGGATGATAGCAATGAATTAACAAAAGAGATTAATATCAGAGCTAACAATAACACCCTTTATCCGGTGGAATATACCACGTTTCAAAGTGGAAAAAGCAAGATACTGATCTTTAGGAGAAGGACCAATCGTGTCAATCGCCTTTATGATCAACAAAAGGTTCAGTTTTCCGCCCAGCTCGGTTCCTGGGACTATGATAGAAAAACCCGGAGCTTTGATTGGTCTGAGGAAACATATCGCATCTTCGGAAAAGACCCATCACGGTTTATTCCAAATCGTGAGAACGTCATCGAGTGCGTGCATCCTGATGATAGACGTTTTGTAAACAGGGTCTTAGATGAGACCGCTCGCCTTCCAGAACTCAAATACAGGATTATCCACGGGATCACCGGCCAGGAACGTTGGGTATACCAGAAGCATTGGCATATCGATAATACAAAGAACGCCGGCGACACGACATTGACAGGGGTTATCCAAGATATTACCGCCAGCGAAACGCTGCTAAAAGAATATGCAAAATTCTACCATGCCGTTAAATTCGCAAGGAATCCCCTTATTATTACAGACAAAAAGGGACGAATAACCTTTCTGAATCAACAATGTGAAAAGATCTACGGATATGATTTAACAGAGCTACAAGAAAAATCGATATGGATTCTGAATGGTGAAAAAGAAGTTTACCTTGATAACGGATATTCGGAAACACAATATGAAAAGCTTTTTGCAGAAATGAAAAGAGATCTATTCATCCCTCAAATAGGCTGCTGGGAAGGGGAATTAATAAACAAAACAAGAGATGGAGAAATACGATGGGTTCGTTCACTTATTCATACACTACGCGATAAAAAAGGGAAAATAGAAGCCTTTGTTTTCACCAGCTTTGATATCACCGAAGAACGCAAACAAGAAGAACATGTAAGAATCGAGATTTATGATGCGATAGCAAGTGTAGCAGAACACCGCGACAACGAAACCGGAAAACACATGAAGCGTATCGGAGAATTCTCATATCTGATCGCAAAAAAGTTGGGGAAATCAAGACGCTTTTCTGATGATATGAGAATTTTTGCGCCAATGCATGATATTGGAAAAGTTGGAATAGCTGATGAAATTCTAATGGCACCCCGTCTATTGACAAAGGAAGAATTCGAAATCATGAAGACACACACCACCATAGGCTACGATATTTTAAAAGGGCGCTCCAAGCTGGAGATGGCTGCCGAGATTGCGGAAAATCATCATGAAAAATATGACGGCACAGGATATCCAAAAGGTATTTCGGGGAAAGGAATTCCTCTTTCCGCCAGAATATGCAGCATAGTCGATGTATATGACGCCCTCCGCAGCAAAAGGCCTTATAAAGAAGCATTTTCCGAAGAGAAGACGTTTGAAATAATTGCAAAGGGTTCTGGAACACATTTTGATCCTCTCCTGGTAAAGCTGCTATTTGCCAGCCGAAGCAGCCTCAATACCGTTTTCAACGAACTGAAAGATTAA